The following are encoded in a window of Labeo rohita strain BAU-BD-2019 unplaced genomic scaffold, IGBB_LRoh.1.0 scaffold_1182, whole genome shotgun sequence genomic DNA:
- the LOC127157727 gene encoding uncharacterized protein LOC127157727, translated as MVKCFNIVKIVQLQLYLLIWCRAVETLTDQLTDLGQNVTVNCDFDVKEVNWLLLKLPDPPVVILRTFSSARYYNNKFRHKYSVQRKPHLFIHNVTVDELGLYYCVTTDSPPKYSNGTRLHNTENTAEKQNQNQTQWQTLTVIFGVLSGVLIIVIIGLLKVFVYGSKRTRDRAEQFQNTNLQQPQVTDPQQPQDPSQVLYAAVDLPRPCQRLQSDQVNSTYALLQLPKSRARNHK; from the exons ATGGTGAAGTGTTTTAACATCGTGAAGATCGTGCAGCTTCAGCTCT ATCTGCTCATATGGTGTCGAGCTGTAGAGACTTTAACAGATCAACTAACAGATTTGGGTCAAAATGTGACTGTAAACTGTGATTTTGATGTCAAGGAGGTTAACTGGTTATTACTGAAACTACCAGATCCTCCAGTTGTGATATTACGCACTTTCTCTTCAGCTCGTTACTACAACAATAAATTTAGACACAAATATTCAGTGCAACGTAAACCTCATCTGTTCATACATAATGTTACTGTTGATGAATTAGGACTTTATTACTGTGTGACCACAGACTCTcctccaaaatacagcaatggCACCAGACTACATAACACTG AAAATACTGCAGAgaagcagaatcagaatcagacacAATGGCAGACTCTTACCGTCATATTTGGTGTGTTGAGTGGCGTTCTGATCATTGTGATCATAG GACTATTAAAGGTGTTTGTTTATGGAAGCAAAAGAACCAGAGACAGAGCAGAACAATTTCAAAACACGAACCTACAGCAACCTCAAGTTACGGATCCTCAACAACCTCAAGACCCAAGTCAAGTGCTG TATGCTGCAGTGGACCTTCCCAGACCATGTCAAAGGTTACAGTCCGACCAAGTCAACAGCACTTATGCACTACTACAGCTGCCAAAATCAAGAGCACGTAACCATAAATGA